Proteins encoded together in one Methanobacterium bryantii window:
- a CDS encoding aminotransferase-like domain-containing protein → MKSVHKSFIREILKVTEDKNIISFAGGLPNPKSFPVNEITDAVSKILSQNGDEILQYSTTEGYLPLREYIAERYSKKGLKVSADEILITNGSQQGIDLVSKVFLNKGDKVLLENPTYLAAIQSFGLFEPQFISVPLLEDGVDIDSLQRILDENKIKMFYSVTNFQNPTGITYSKEKRQKLAEILKNEDIVFVEDNPYGEIRFLGDDIPPVKAYLEDSVLFGSFSKIVSPGMRLGWIVANEEIMEKIIIAKQALDLHSNYFTQRAVYQYLIDNNIDEHIEKIKDMYRNQRNTMVSMIEKYFPENVEYTKPEGGMFLWVTLPEGLSSMDLFELAIKENVAFVPGQAFYVDGSGINSLRLNFSNSNNEQIEEGIKRLGNVIHELMN, encoded by the coding sequence ATGAAAAGTGTACATAAATCATTTATCAGGGAAATATTAAAGGTTACAGAAGATAAAAACATCATTTCATTTGCAGGGGGTTTGCCGAATCCTAAATCTTTTCCTGTAAATGAAATAACTGATGCAGTATCAAAAATTCTGTCTCAAAATGGGGATGAAATTCTCCAATACAGTACAACTGAAGGATATTTGCCCTTACGTGAGTACATTGCAGAAAGATATTCAAAAAAAGGCCTAAAAGTCAGTGCTGATGAAATATTAATTACAAATGGTTCACAGCAGGGGATAGACCTTGTCAGTAAGGTTTTTTTAAATAAAGGGGATAAAGTTCTCCTTGAAAATCCAACTTATCTTGCTGCAATACAGTCATTTGGATTATTTGAACCTCAATTCATATCTGTCCCTCTGCTTGAAGATGGTGTAGATATAGATTCACTCCAAAGGATACTGGACGAAAATAAAATAAAAATGTTTTATTCAGTTACAAATTTCCAGAACCCCACTGGAATAACGTATTCAAAGGAAAAAAGACAAAAATTAGCTGAAATTCTTAAAAATGAAGATATTGTCTTTGTAGAAGACAACCCTTATGGTGAAATAAGATTTTTAGGCGATGATATACCCCCTGTTAAGGCTTATCTTGAAGATTCTGTACTTTTCGGTTCTTTTTCCAAAATAGTATCTCCAGGAATGAGGCTTGGCTGGATAGTTGCAAACGAAGAAATAATGGAAAAAATCATTATTGCAAAGCAGGCTTTGGACTTGCATTCAAATTACTTTACTCAAAGAGCCGTTTATCAGTATTTAATCGATAATAATATTGATGAACATATAGAAAAGATTAAAGACATGTACAGAAATCAAAGAAACACTATGGTTTCCATGATAGAGAAATACTTCCCTGAAAATGTAGAATATACAAAACCAGAGGGAGGAATGTTTTTATGGGTTACTCTTCCTGAAGGTCTGTCCTCAATGGACTTATTTGAACTGGCAATAAAGGAAAATGTAGCATTTGTTCCGGGACAGGCATTTTATGTCGACGGGAGTGGAATAAATTCATTAAGGCTTAATTTCTCCAATTCAAATAATGAACAAATTGAAGAAGGTATAAAAAGGCTTGGAAATGTCATCCATGAACTCATGAATTAA
- a CDS encoding acyl-CoA thioesterase translates to MFTEKVTPRFGDADGLRHINNTALVEWFEVGRNPIFRMFTPDLDLSYEKWKLILVRTEFDYIGQMYYGIDVEIRSYITHIGNSSFTIGHEAWQDGELKAKGKAVLVHFDFLNQKSIPIPDVIKAQLHEHLILEDKNCK, encoded by the coding sequence ATGTTTACAGAGAAAGTTACACCGCGATTCGGAGATGCTGATGGACTTCGGCATATTAACAACACTGCGCTTGTAGAGTGGTTTGAAGTCGGAAGAAATCCAATATTTAGAATGTTTACACCAGATCTTGACTTGAGTTATGAGAAATGGAAATTAATATTAGTTAGAACTGAATTTGATTACATCGGTCAAATGTACTATGGAATTGATGTTGAAATTAGGAGTTATATAACTCATATTGGAAACAGTTCGTTTACAATAGGTCATGAGGCATGGCAGGATGGAGAGCTCAAGGCAAAGGGAAAAGCTGTTCTTGTACATTTTGATTTCTTAAATCAAAAGAGTATACCTATTCCAGATGTAATAAAAGCCCAATTACATGAGCATTTAATATTAGAAGACAAAAATTGCAAATAA
- a CDS encoding helix-turn-helix domain-containing protein produces the protein MSEENQLGTKIQQIRENHKMTVEQLAEKSQCSKKVIESIESGDLIPSLTPLIRIAKVLDVRLGTFLDDAPQIGPVMVKSGKSEQVIHFSGKEDHPDTSALDFYALASGKTDRHMEPFIIDVHLHETEEYKLASHEGEEFIYVMEGQIEILYGQERYLLSKGDSIYYDSIVPHDLHAYGDKDSKILAVVYTPF, from the coding sequence ATGTCAGAGGAAAATCAACTCGGAACTAAAATCCAGCAAATAAGAGAGAACCATAAAATGACTGTTGAACAACTGGCAGAAAAAAGCCAGTGCAGCAAGAAGGTTATAGAAAGTATTGAAAGTGGAGATTTGATCCCTTCACTCACACCACTTATAAGGATTGCAAAAGTGTTGGATGTCCGTTTAGGTACTTTTCTTGATGATGCACCTCAAATAGGGCCAGTAATGGTAAAATCCGGTAAATCTGAGCAGGTGATCCATTTTTCAGGTAAAGAAGATCATCCAGATACAAGTGCCCTTGATTTTTATGCGCTGGCTTCTGGTAAAACAGACAGGCATATGGAGCCTTTTATTATTGATGTTCACCTCCATGAGACAGAAGAGTATAAATTGGCTTCACATGAAGGTGAAGAGTTCATTTATGTCATGGAAGGGCAAATTGAAATATTATACGGTCAGGAAAGATATCTGCTTTCTAAAGGGGACAGTATTTATTATGATTCAATTGTACCTCATGATTTACATGCTTACGGTGATAAGGATTCAAAAATCCTTGCAGTTGTATATACACCATTTTAA
- a CDS encoding pyridoxal phosphate-dependent aminotransferase has translation MFQPTRRCESIRLSEIRKMFDITAEDAINLSLGEPDFDTPLHIREAVKKALDDGFTHYTANKGILELREAISCKFKEENKLDVDPESILVTVGASQALYISLQALVNRGDEVLIPDPGFLSYDAFVKLAEGKMVPVSLKEENEFRMTQEDVLDKITDKTKALILNSPSNPTGAVMQKEDIKGIAEIADDHGIYLISDEVYEHIIYDGKHYSPGRYTENAITINAFSKTYAMTGFRIGYMTAKPEIAEELLKVHQYNVACASSLSQIAGLEALTGPQECVGEMVAEFKRRRDLVVKRLNEMGIPFKAPKGAFYAFPRVQNSQEFVDKAVENGVIIVNGSSFGKCGENHFRLSYAASYEKLEEAMDRLETIEI, from the coding sequence ATGTTTCAACCAACCAGAAGATGCGAGTCAATACGGCTTTCAGAAATAAGGAAAATGTTTGATATCACTGCAGAAGATGCTATTAATTTAAGCCTTGGGGAACCCGATTTTGACACACCATTACATATTCGGGAAGCTGTAAAAAAAGCTTTAGATGATGGATTCACCCATTATACAGCAAATAAAGGGATTTTAGAACTTAGAGAAGCTATATCATGTAAATTTAAAGAAGAAAATAAACTTGATGTGGATCCTGAGTCTATACTTGTAACAGTTGGGGCAAGTCAAGCACTTTATATCAGTCTTCAAGCACTAGTAAATAGGGGAGATGAAGTTTTAATCCCTGATCCAGGATTTCTTTCATATGATGCATTTGTAAAGCTTGCTGAAGGTAAAATGGTTCCAGTAAGTCTCAAAGAAGAAAATGAATTCAGAATGACTCAGGAGGATGTCCTTGATAAAATAACTGACAAAACTAAAGCATTAATTTTGAATTCTCCTTCAAACCCGACAGGAGCAGTCATGCAAAAAGAAGATATTAAAGGTATAGCAGAAATAGCTGACGATCACGGCATATATTTGATATCTGATGAAGTATATGAGCACATAATCTATGATGGAAAACATTACAGCCCTGGAAGATATACTGAAAACGCAATAACCATAAATGCATTTTCTAAAACCTATGCAATGACAGGGTTTAGAATAGGATATATGACCGCAAAACCAGAAATAGCTGAAGAATTACTGAAGGTTCATCAGTATAATGTGGCATGTGCAAGCTCTTTATCTCAGATAGCAGGTCTTGAAGCATTAACCGGACCACAGGAATGTGTTGGTGAAATGGTAGCTGAATTTAAACGAAGAAGAGATCTGGTAGTTAAAAGGCTGAATGAAATGGGAATACCGTTTAAAGCACCTAAAGGGGCATTTTATGCATTTCCAAGGGTCCAAAATTCGCAGGAATTTGTAGATAAGGCTGTAGAAAATGGAGTAATAATCGTCAATGGCAGTAGTTTTGGTAAATGTGGAGAAAATCATTTTAGATTATCTTATGCTGCCTCATATGAAAAATTAGAGGAAGCTATGGATAGATTAGAAACTATTGAAATTTAA
- a CDS encoding APC family permease, translating to MPTKMLSLFDVINLVVGTIVGADIYIAAAFGAGLLGPASIIAWALAGVMAIIIALSFAECSSLIPRAGGPYVYAKDAFGDFIGFLSGWALLIASWSAIAVFPLAFVAYLQYFFPSMPFVAQTIIKIIFIVILTGINYIGVREAGRVNDILTTLKLAPIILFTLAGIIFFIFNPSQLISNFTPVAPLGFTGIGSALVLIFWAYVGFELVTVPSDEIYDSKRTIPKAIVLGMGIVALFYIITNFVIVGIVPWQQLSLSTAPLALAGYALLAGFGALFLTVGALFSISGSDEAGILSSSRIPYAMAGDGLLPKMFARKHQKYDTPYVALIVQGIITGAAAIFGTISSLIILSVFTLLFCYLVTCISVFPLRKRYGRSIKIPSIIPVLGILISIYMMTQCNLNQIIAGTIFIAIGIPIYWKYSPKEEIRSVIKEITSREVFLRKWIRAREVFLGYLLRRLAYLLRRVLG from the coding sequence ATGCCCACAAAAATGCTGAGCCTCTTTGATGTAATAAATCTTGTAGTTGGAACCATAGTTGGTGCTGACATATATATTGCAGCAGCTTTTGGTGCTGGGCTTTTAGGGCCCGCTTCTATAATTGCATGGGCCTTAGCAGGAGTAATGGCAATTATAATAGCTTTATCATTTGCAGAATGCTCTTCACTTATACCAAGAGCTGGAGGGCCTTATGTATATGCTAAAGATGCTTTTGGAGATTTTATCGGGTTTTTATCAGGATGGGCATTATTAATAGCATCATGGAGTGCGATAGCAGTATTTCCCCTTGCATTTGTAGCTTATCTCCAGTATTTTTTCCCAAGTATGCCTTTTGTAGCTCAAACCATAATCAAAATTATATTTATTGTTATATTAACAGGCATCAACTATATTGGAGTTAGAGAAGCAGGTAGAGTTAATGATATACTAACCACCCTCAAACTTGCACCCATTATATTATTTACTTTAGCAGGCATTATTTTCTTTATTTTTAACCCATCACAGTTAATTTCTAATTTCACACCAGTTGCCCCCTTAGGATTTACAGGCATTGGAAGTGCGCTTGTCTTAATATTTTGGGCTTATGTAGGATTTGAACTCGTAACAGTCCCTTCAGATGAGATATATGACTCAAAAAGAACTATTCCAAAAGCTATCGTCCTTGGAATGGGTATCGTTGCCCTTTTCTATATTATAACAAACTTTGTAATAGTTGGAATAGTACCATGGCAGCAGCTTTCTTTATCAACTGCACCCCTTGCACTTGCAGGTTATGCACTTCTTGCAGGTTTTGGAGCATTATTTCTTACTGTTGGTGCTCTTTTCTCAATTTCAGGGTCTGATGAAGCAGGTATTTTGTCATCATCAAGAATTCCGTATGCAATGGCAGGTGACGGGCTTCTACCAAAAATGTTTGCCAGGAAGCATCAGAAATATGATACTCCCTATGTTGCATTAATTGTTCAGGGCATAATTACAGGTGCAGCAGCTATCTTTGGAACCATAAGCAGTCTTATTATATTATCTGTTTTCACTCTGCTTTTCTGTTACCTCGTGACCTGCATATCTGTTTTTCCACTTAGAAAAAGATATGGGAGAAGTATCAAAATTCCATCCATAATACCCGTTTTAGGTATCTTAATATCTATTTATATGATGACACAATGCAATTTAAACCAGATAATAGCAGGTACAATTTTTATAGCCATTGGAATTCCTATATACTGGAAATATTCGCCAAAAGAAGAAATTAGATCAGTTATCAAAGAAATAACCTCGAGAGAAGTCTTTTTAAGGAAATGGATTCGAGCTCGAGAAGTGTTCTTAGGATATCTATTAAGAAGACTGGCTTATCTTTTAAGAAGGGTGCTAGGCTGA
- a CDS encoding succinylglutamate desuccinylase/aspartoacylase family protein: MIGASGINVTKADNPSGNLTSYPSVQAAQSTSAVKMSVIIRGTGGTVTNNYYTKKNIPKTQLTSQIVALSKKGTPIIRVGNGSGPKVMIVAGVHGNELPSQIAALKLANYLKCRSIKGTVYIVPFVVPSSTAKNVRYWKGKNLNRVTNIAGTPTNKILKLAKRLNISVLGDFHSTKPGGDPGKMAVFSSKHPTYKSYIIAKYISKRTGSTTLTYNLSGVEYCGALEDTTNLAGIPAVTCEVVSPHGTVKSGSVTKSYNQMIALLKYKKII; the protein is encoded by the coding sequence TTGATTGGTGCAAGTGGAATAAATGTAACTAAAGCAGATAATCCTTCAGGAAATTTAACCAGCTACCCATCTGTTCAAGCAGCCCAATCAACATCAGCAGTTAAGATGAGCGTTATTATCAGAGGAACTGGTGGAACTGTTACAAATAATTATTATACAAAAAAGAACATTCCTAAAACTCAGTTAACCAGTCAAATAGTAGCTTTATCAAAGAAGGGTACTCCTATAATTAGAGTTGGTAATGGAAGCGGTCCAAAAGTGATGATCGTTGCAGGTGTTCATGGAAATGAACTTCCCAGCCAAATAGCAGCTTTAAAACTGGCAAATTACTTAAAATGCAGGTCAATTAAAGGGACTGTTTATATAGTGCCGTTTGTGGTTCCTTCAAGCACAGCTAAAAATGTCCGTTACTGGAAAGGCAAAAACCTGAATAGAGTAACTAATATTGCAGGTACGCCTACTAACAAGATATTGAAACTGGCTAAACGGCTTAATATTAGTGTACTTGGAGATTTTCATTCTACTAAGCCCGGCGGCGATCCTGGTAAAATGGCTGTTTTTTCTTCAAAACATCCTACCTACAAAAGTTATATTATTGCCAAATATATTAGCAAGAGGACAGGGTCAACAACGCTTACATATAATTTATCTGGTGTAGAATATTGTGGAGCACTGGAAGATACTACTAATCTAGCAGGAATTCCGGCAGTGACATGTGAAGTAGTGTCTCCTCACGGCACTGTGAAATCTGGAAGCGTTACAAAGTCTTATAATCAAATGATAGCTCTTTTAAAATACAAAAAAATAATTTAA
- a CDS encoding radical SAM protein, whose product MLMEHNVVIKNPRKVDLRFASCYPNLYKAAMSSLGFHIIYDFLNSREDVYCERVVYPYVESLESNTKLADFDIISFSLQYEQDYFNVLKMLDNAGIEACKENRNKDDPFIIAGGPCASSNPLPMSKFIDLFIIGEAEVILDEVLDLYMELDDPRKEIDAFLDIKGVYVPDNPVKMAIVENMDNACHPVRQIVPQTDDKKFVPAFGDAFLLGVSRGCTRGCRFCMAGCLYRPRRETSLKKLFKIAEKGKKATGFNKIALIGADVSGYSKLEELCEGLLEMGFKITSPSMRIESLTDNLMDILQRSGLKTITIAPESTWGLRKVLNKPILDQAIYNVVKRAFKRNMNVKLYFLTGLPTETMEDVAEMVEFIKDIRKMSKKKNAVRISVNPFIPKPHTPFQWESFDFNDLSVKFEYLNKNLKNVHLKIENLEGAVIQHILSVGDEKMGDMIEKTYKRKLKFKEWVNIDFKLGLEDELPWKNINAGVSSEFLKKEYQKALNKNITPWCEVFGCYGCGACSK is encoded by the coding sequence ATGCTGATGGAACATAACGTGGTAATAAAGAATCCAAGAAAAGTGGACTTAAGATTTGCATCCTGCTACCCTAATTTATATAAGGCTGCGATGTCCTCACTTGGTTTTCATATTATATATGACTTCCTAAATTCTAGAGAAGATGTTTACTGTGAACGGGTAGTTTATCCCTATGTTGAAAGTTTAGAATCAAATACAAAACTCGCTGATTTTGATATTATTAGTTTTTCACTTCAATATGAGCAGGATTATTTCAATGTACTTAAAATGCTGGATAATGCGGGAATTGAAGCCTGTAAAGAAAATAGAAATAAAGATGATCCTTTTATAATTGCGGGAGGTCCGTGTGCAAGTTCAAATCCTCTTCCAATGAGTAAATTCATAGACCTTTTTATTATTGGGGAAGCAGAGGTCATTTTAGATGAAGTATTAGATCTTTACATGGAACTTGATGATCCAAGAAAAGAAATTGATGCTTTTTTAGATATAAAAGGTGTTTATGTACCGGATAACCCTGTAAAAATGGCAATTGTGGAGAATATGGACAATGCGTGTCATCCAGTAAGACAAATTGTTCCTCAAACTGATGATAAAAAATTTGTACCTGCATTTGGGGATGCGTTTCTTCTGGGAGTGTCACGGGGATGTACAAGGGGCTGCAGATTCTGTATGGCAGGATGCCTTTATCGGCCTAGGCGAGAAACATCTCTTAAAAAGCTTTTTAAAATAGCCGAGAAAGGTAAAAAAGCTACGGGATTTAATAAAATAGCACTTATAGGTGCAGATGTTTCGGGATATTCTAAATTAGAAGAACTTTGTGAGGGCCTGCTTGAGATGGGATTTAAAATTACAAGTCCATCTATGAGGATAGAATCACTCACTGATAATTTAATGGATATTTTACAGAGAAGCGGGCTTAAAACTATAACAATAGCTCCAGAGTCTACATGGGGTCTTCGGAAAGTTTTAAATAAACCAATACTTGATCAGGCGATTTATAATGTTGTAAAAAGAGCTTTTAAAAGGAATATGAATGTTAAACTCTATTTTTTAACTGGTTTGCCCACTGAAACCATGGAAGATGTGGCAGAAATGGTTGAATTTATAAAAGACATACGTAAAATGAGCAAAAAGAAAAATGCAGTTAGAATAAGTGTAAATCCATTTATTCCCAAGCCGCATACTCCATTTCAATGGGAAAGCTTTGATTTCAATGATCTGAGTGTTAAATTTGAATATTTAAATAAAAACCTTAAAAATGTCCATTTAAAGATTGAAAATTTGGAAGGTGCTGTCATACAACATATATTGTCTGTAGGCGATGAGAAAATGGGGGATATGATTGAAAAGACCTATAAGCGAAAATTGAAGTTTAAAGAATGGGTAAATATTGATTTTAAACTTGGTCTTGAAGATGAATTACCCTGGAAAAATATAAATGCTGGTGTTAGCTCAGAATTTTTAAAGAAAGAATATCAAAAAGCATTAAATAAAAATATAACTCCGTGGTGCGAGGTATTTGGATGTTATGGGTGTGGGGCGTGTTCTAAATAA
- a CDS encoding phosphopantetheine adenylyltransferase, with the protein MKYKRVAVGGTFDHFHKGHEKLLNKAFEIGQYILVGVTSNKFGGRKGNIEPCSQRMSELEHFLQKFGSRYTVKRLENHYGPTVHDDQMDAIVVSNETEPVAHKINEIREQKGIKPLKIFVIGWVLAEDGKPISSTRIRNGEINRNGKVLK; encoded by the coding sequence ATGAAATATAAAAGAGTAGCCGTAGGGGGCACATTTGATCATTTTCATAAGGGCCATGAGAAATTACTCAATAAAGCATTTGAGATTGGCCAGTATATATTAGTTGGAGTTACATCTAACAAATTTGGAGGCAGGAAAGGTAATATTGAACCATGTTCCCAAAGAATGTCTGAATTAGAGCACTTTTTACAGAAATTCGGTTCAAGATACACTGTAAAAAGGTTGGAAAACCACTACGGCCCAACTGTTCATGACGATCAGATGGATGCAATAGTCGTTAGTAACGAAACAGAACCTGTAGCACATAAAATCAATGAAATACGAGAGCAAAAAGGAATTAAACCACTCAAGATCTTTGTTATTGGTTGGGTACTTGCAGAAGACGGAAAACCAATTTCTTCAACCAGAATAAGAAATGGAGAAATAAACAGAAACGGCAAAGTTCTTAAATAG
- the yjjX gene encoding inosine/xanthosine triphosphatase — MKVAVGSRNPVKVNATKNVLDKIYGEVEVVSIDADSGVPDQPFGIDQTIQGAINRAKNAYSDEFDISVGIESGLMETPNSLTGYIDLQWCAVFDGDKITLGVSSGFEYPPTVIEEVLNGKEVGDVMDEVTGVTNLGQKTGAVSYLSKGMLDRTENTEQCVLTAMIPRMNEGIYFR; from the coding sequence ATGAAAGTTGCAGTCGGATCCAGAAACCCTGTAAAAGTCAACGCTACCAAGAATGTCCTTGATAAAATCTATGGAGAAGTTGAAGTTGTATCAATTGATGCTGATTCAGGAGTGCCAGATCAACCATTTGGTATAGATCAAACCATTCAAGGAGCTATTAACCGGGCAAAAAATGCATATTCTGATGAATTTGATATTAGTGTTGGAATAGAATCCGGATTGATGGAAACACCTAATTCTTTAACTGGTTACATCGATTTACAGTGGTGTGCTGTTTTTGATGGGGATAAAATAACACTCGGCGTAAGTTCTGGATTTGAATATCCCCCAACTGTCATTGAAGAAGTTTTAAATGGCAAGGAAGTTGGAGATGTTATGGATGAAGTAACCGGCGTGACTAATCTTGGACAGAAAACCGGTGCAGTTAGTTATCTTTCAAAGGGGATGCTTGACAGGACTGAAAACACGGAACAGTGTGTTTTAACTGCTATGATCCCAAGGATGAATGAGGGAATTTATTTTAGATGA
- a CDS encoding glycosyltransferase family 39 protein, which produces MDKLSKSQNIFKKHSSYILPVVLILIVSLITYYRVMIQIDLGPISDSCDFLSDALLFAGQNIGYSDLIRPPFFPFLLSIIFKMGYVSTNAIFILDGLMYIFGVIGLFLLFKLHFNSVQSFLGSLLFATFSIVLTVMSVGFSDLASVSITIWTFYFLILGVEKNSKFFYLAFPFAMLAFLTRYNSALTIFPMFLYIFINIHKINIRNMLVGMSVSVLVIVPVFIFFFEKFGNFLYPFMNFFGTASGPSLPESAAYNSNLFFFIDKFPLFIGHEGILSVIIILTGVFIYGVLRFKRSSKDKINSFSGFKLEKRGTKLKLILFISLISIFILSFGQIFWMWSEILFFAVGYMLYDLLKNFNIKDADIHLLFFAWFMAFFIFQSIYIIKDNRYFVIMAPPVAYFLILGLQEVSNGLKFKIKNKNVTFPLIAVILTAAILLSTASYLPTIKQANEKNKITNENIESASQWLINYDPDYKNKTIYSDMWPNFSWYLQTNVKMVPVFMNGQSYSGGVKEFNLTLKDNIAYNNELDSNKADYYLCLRKGLNLTHYTSVAQFGNVIIYKRK; this is translated from the coding sequence ATGGATAAATTATCTAAATCACAAAATATATTTAAAAAACACAGCAGTTATATTTTGCCGGTTGTTTTAATCTTGATTGTAAGTTTAATTACGTATTACCGCGTGATGATTCAAATTGATCTTGGCCCTATCTCAGACAGCTGCGACTTTCTTTCAGATGCACTGTTATTTGCCGGTCAAAATATAGGTTATTCTGATTTAATAAGGCCCCCATTTTTCCCATTCTTACTTTCAATTATCTTCAAAATGGGGTACGTATCCACAAATGCTATTTTCATTTTAGATGGATTAATGTACATTTTTGGAGTTATTGGACTTTTTTTACTGTTTAAACTCCACTTCAACAGTGTTCAAAGTTTTTTAGGCTCGCTGCTATTTGCCACATTTTCCATCGTCTTAACAGTTATGAGTGTGGGTTTTTCAGATCTTGCAAGTGTCTCCATTACAATCTGGACATTTTATTTCCTGATTTTAGGGGTTGAAAAAAATTCAAAGTTTTTTTATCTGGCATTTCCATTTGCCATGCTGGCTTTCCTAACCCGATACAATTCTGCACTTACTATTTTCCCAATGTTTCTTTATATTTTCATAAATATCCATAAAATTAACATTAGAAATATGCTTGTAGGAATGTCTGTTTCAGTTTTAGTTATAGTTCCTGTCTTTATATTCTTCTTTGAAAAATTCGGTAATTTCTTATATCCATTTATGAATTTCTTTGGAACTGCTTCAGGCCCATCCTTACCAGAAAGTGCTGCTTACAATTCCAATTTATTCTTTTTTATTGATAAATTTCCTTTATTTATTGGACATGAAGGTATTTTATCTGTAATTATCATTTTAACAGGAGTTTTTATTTATGGAGTTTTAAGATTTAAAAGAAGCTCAAAAGACAAAATAAATTCATTTAGTGGATTTAAACTTGAAAAACGAGGCACAAAATTAAAATTAATATTATTTATAAGTTTAATCTCCATTTTTATCCTTAGTTTTGGTCAGATCTTCTGGATGTGGAGCGAAATTCTTTTCTTTGCAGTGGGTTACATGCTGTACGATCTGCTTAAAAATTTCAATATAAAAGATGCAGACATACACCTGCTGTTTTTTGCCTGGTTTATGGCATTTTTCATATTCCAGAGCATATACATAATTAAAGATAATAGATATTTTGTTATAATGGCCCCTCCAGTGGCATACTTCTTAATTTTAGGATTGCAAGAAGTTTCAAATGGGTTAAAATTTAAAATTAAAAATAAAAATGTGACATTTCCTTTAATTGCAGTTATATTAACTGCAGCCATTCTTTTATCCACTGCCTCCTATTTACCTACTATAAAACAGGCAAACGAGAAAAACAAAATAACCAACGAAAATATAGAATCAGCCAGCCAGTGGCTTATAAATTATGATCCCGACTACAAAAATAAGACGATCTACTCCGATATGTGGCCCAATTTCAGCTGGTATTTACAAACTAATGTGAAAATGGTCCCTGTATTTATGAACGGCCAGAGTTATTCAGGGGGCGTGAAAGAGTTTAATTTAACTCTGAAGGACAATATTGCATATAACAATGAACTTGATAGTAATAAAGCAGATTATTACTTATGCCTACGAAAAGGGCTGAATTTAACTCATTATACATCAGTTGCACAATTTGGAAATGTAATTATCTACAAAAGAAAATAA